A genome region from Mesorhizobium sp. B2-1-8 includes the following:
- a CDS encoding DUF1194 domain-containing protein produces MSGLPCARHLFSASAVLGLMLWPAPMSRADEPVDVELVLAVDVSLSMSADELEIQRHGYAAALTHDNVLQAIADGVYGKIAVTYVEWAGTSWQRVIVPWTVIASRADAERVVAQFSAQPPDSARRTSISGALEFGSDLFAESGYQGTKRVIDISGDGPNNQGAPVNLARDGVVRQGIVINGLPLMTRGGFSGVYDVNDLDRYYSDCVIGGAGAFMIPVNDWTQFPEAIRRKLVLELAGPASRQWAAEEADHPPVVLAQDKPAADCQVGEKMWRNRNWMPDTR; encoded by the coding sequence ATGTCTGGTTTGCCCTGCGCAAGACATCTGTTTTCCGCCTCTGCCGTACTGGGACTGATGCTCTGGCCGGCGCCAATGTCCCGCGCGGACGAGCCGGTCGATGTCGAGCTGGTGCTGGCGGTGGATGTTTCGCTGTCGATGTCGGCGGATGAGCTTGAGATCCAGCGCCATGGCTACGCAGCGGCGCTGACGCATGACAATGTGCTGCAGGCGATCGCCGATGGCGTCTATGGCAAGATCGCCGTCACCTATGTCGAATGGGCCGGTACCAGCTGGCAACGCGTCATCGTGCCGTGGACGGTGATCGCAAGCCGGGCCGACGCCGAGCGGGTTGTGGCGCAATTTTCGGCCCAGCCGCCCGACAGCGCGCGGCGCACCTCGATCTCCGGTGCGCTGGAGTTCGGTAGCGACCTTTTCGCCGAAAGCGGCTACCAGGGAACCAAGCGCGTCATCGACATTTCGGGCGACGGGCCAAACAACCAGGGCGCGCCGGTCAATCTCGCCCGCGACGGCGTGGTCAGGCAAGGCATCGTCATCAACGGCCTGCCGCTGATGACCCGAGGCGGCTTTTCCGGCGTCTATGACGTCAACGATCTCGACCGCTACTACAGCGACTGCGTCATCGGCGGCGCCGGCGCCTTCATGATCCCGGTCAACGACTGGACGCAATTTCCCGAAGCCATCCGCCGCAAGCTGGTGCTGGAGCTTGCCGGCCCGGCGTCGCGCCAATGGGCGGCGGAGGAGGCGGATCACCCGCCAGTGGTGCTGGCGCAGGACAAACCCGCCGCCGACTGCCAGGTCGGCGAGAAAATGTGGCGCAACCGCAACTGGATGCCCGACACCAGGTAG